The genomic DNA TCTAATCTCCATTGACACATTGCTAGCCAGCTAGCAGCCATAGATGGCCAAAATGTTGAAGGTGTCATAAGATATAATCCAATATAGAAGTATTGTTCTTTGGTTCATTTCTTTGTCTAAGTATTGTTCATCGATCCCCTCATCTAgtttcttttatctcttttatatGTACGGGACATTTGTTTTATGTCTTCTTTGAAATTCTGATGATATATTTCTGTACATACAGGTTCTATTAACGTAAGATAAATTTGAGAGATGAGAATCCAAATTGGGTAtctcttaaatattttaaattggtattaataaaaaaaaattaagaatttaattttaatatatctccAACAGGCTTTAAACGTTTACCTTCTTacttaaattttcttatctttgtTTCACCGGTGAATTTTCAAGACAGGGGACTTCCATCAGCCTGTGGAAAAAGCTAGTGGCAACAGAAAACAAAGATAACAGTGCTATGTTGCATCAGATACAGTAGACTCCCCAACATTCATGCACTTATTGTTTTCTGTGTCAGCAATTTCACctttttatctctcttttcaTCTCTTTCTATGTTTGTAGCTAAATTGCTGTAACATAACTAGTTTCTAGCAAGCAGGGGTAGTTAATTTCTTAGGTCTCACCAGGCGTTCAGGCATGTTTATACTGGATTAGATTTCAGCTTAAGTCATATTTTGATGagattgtttattttgttaataatattatttattttatcaataataatatttattctattaGGATATTTATTTGTTCTTTGGTGACACCTGACAACATTTATGGCCAAAACTAATATTTAGTCTTGGCTGGACTATACTCCAGAACACACAAGGATAAAAAGAGAGAGTTTTCCGATAATGAGAAGAATTTCACGAAgtgacaaaatatattttcaacatcCAGCAAACTAACAGAAGACCACTAGAATATCTAATAACAAAGAAGATTACTTTATATGTAAGTCATGGTTAAAAGCTAGATGGTGTATGCCTTCAGGCTTCAACTGGAAGTTATTTTCCAAAAAACCCTAGTAGTGATTTACCTACCAACTATCCCTACCTTAGCTATCAAAGATCATTCATCTGGTCATTGCTGTTAAGCTGAGGAAAACAACTTCATCACAGGGGAGGGTGAGACCCATGTCATGCTTAAACCCGTACTCCTCTTCAGCCTTGTTAAGTAAAGCCTTAAACTCAGGGTGGGACAGTATTGAGATTGGGATGATGTGTCTGCTTCTGTTTTGGCCAACATACACAGCAAAGTGACCTTTTGGTACATCACCAGGAAGACCTTCTGGCTCATCATGGACATCATTTTTCTTCCCGAAGCTTGAGCATCTCTTGAGAATGCGTTTGAGAGCTGCTGGTTGAGGGTGTTTGTTGGGTTTCTTCACAGGCATTGTTGGTGTTGAGTTTGAAGGAGAAGTTGTGGGGGAATGAAACAAGAGATTGAGAGGGTATTtatttaaagaagaagaagagaaatgaaacaaaatcaTGTGGGGTGTGGGGACAATGAACAGGCcgaaggggttttggaagagACTGTGCACAAAGGCATGCAGGTTCTAACTCGGGagaagcactatttcccacccaaattttggcTAAAATTCCAATCACACTTACGGTAGTTGGAAATTCCAAACCCTCACCCATGCGTGGCCAaacttttgttaactttttctgttaaaaaaaaatataaaatattcattttattgtttatattaaaaaaatataaaatttattacttttttcctccccaggttttagaaactaacattttactttcgcttaaagttttgaaactttaaaaaataatattttctctctcataACTtccaaaaataatagttttacccccactcttcaactttaaCTTTAGCTTTCGACATCCCTTTTGAAGTCTTTttcggcctcctccttctcttggtgcaACGAAGAAATATTTCTTTGTTGCACCACCGTGTGACGAAAAAAtgtctctttgtcgcaccacCGCGCGACgaagagatggagatctctACCCTAAACCTCTTGCAATTGCACCAAAATAAGGAGAAGGCTGGAGATGACGCCAGAAGGGATGCTAAaagctgaagttgaagagtggcagtgaaattgctatttttgaaagttagggagtagttgagtttgaaaaatatggaaacccttggtttgagggtgaaaatgttacttttcaaagtttcaaaacattaggtaagagtgaaatgttagtttctaaaatttgagggtagagaaaaagtaataaactttatttttttaatataaatgataaaataaccattttacccttccatttaatagaaaaaattaacaaaagttaagTCATGGATTGGAGTTTTGACTATTCAACTGTCGTGGgtgtgattttaaatttcaaccaaaatttgggtgggaaatagtccttttctcTTTTAACTCTATTTGGGATTACCCTAc from Mangifera indica cultivar Alphonso chromosome 16, CATAS_Mindica_2.1, whole genome shotgun sequence includes the following:
- the LOC123199702 gene encoding auxin-responsive protein SAUR50-like: MPVKKPNKHPQPAALKRILKRCSSFGKKNDVHDEPEGLPGDVPKGHFAVYVGQNRSRHIIPISILSHPEFKALLNKAEEEYGFKHDMGLTLPCDEVVFLSLTAMTR